One Aegilops tauschii subsp. strangulata cultivar AL8/78 chromosome 7, Aet v6.0, whole genome shotgun sequence genomic window carries:
- the LOC109747795 gene encoding uncharacterized protein, with the protein MEGVGARLGRSSARYGPAMTFTGPVRKWRKEWVTISAATATATSAAASSTGTGSRGNNLILFKWTPLNGANEGDEEQTAPAKTATRRRRYVPVSVVQDQRQESAKSDDENKANDGEPSSTETEQSIGKTNMDDILMDESQASDEVRDSGNFVGGTDINLNLGPKDPDREDEGDTGEQHEVRTEHRLKRKSVTPDLEMRM; encoded by the exons ATGGAGGGCGTTGGCGCGCGGTTAGGGCGCTCGTCGGCCCGTTACGGCCCCGCGATGACGTTCACCGGGCCCGTTAGGAAGTGGCGGAAGGAATGGGTCACCATCTCCGCCGCCACGGCCACGGCCACCTCCGCCGCGGCCTCCTCAACCGGGACTGGATCTCGTGGAAATAACCTCATCCTGTTCAAGTGGACCCCGCTGAACGGCGCCAACGAAGGAGATGAGGAGCAGACGGCACCGGCGAAGACGGCCACGAGAAGGCGGCGGTACGTGCCG GTTTCTGTAGTTCAAGATCAAAGGCAAGAATCTGCCAAATCTGATGATGAGAACAAGGCTAATGATGGAGAACCTTCATCTACGGAAACTGAGCAGTCTATTGGGAAAACTAATATGGATGATATACTTATGGATGAGTCCCAG GCATCAGACGAGGTTCGAGATTCTGGAAATTTCGTTGGTGGAACCGATATAAATCTGAACTTAGGTCCAAAAGACCCCGACCGTGAAGATGAAGGTGATACAGGTGAGCAACACGAGGTTCGAACAGAACACAGATTGAAGAGGAAATCTGTTACCCCTGACCTCGAGATGAGAATGTAA